The proteins below are encoded in one region of Hordeum vulgare subsp. vulgare chromosome 3H, MorexV3_pseudomolecules_assembly, whole genome shotgun sequence:
- the LOC123442804 gene encoding galactinol--sucrose galactosyltransferase: MAPNLSKATDDLLGDVAVDGLKQSPRFTLKGKDLAVDGHPALLDVPANIHLTPASVLVSASEVAGATHGSFLGFDAPAPDSRHVVPIGKLVDTRFMSIFRFKVWWTTHWVGTAGRDVENETQMIVLDRAADRPYVLLLPIVDGAFRASLQSGEDDHVALCLESGSSVVKGSVFRSAVYLHAGDDPFELVREAARVVRAHLGTFRLLEEKTPPPIVDKFGWCTWDAFYLKVHPEGVWEGVRGLAEGGCPPGLVLIDDGWQSICHDEDDPADGAEGMNRTAAGEQMPCRLIKFQENHKFRDYKGGLGLGGFVREMKAAFPTVEQVYVWHALCGYWGGLRPGTPGLPPNKVVTPKLSPGLKRTMEDLAVDKIVNNGVGLVDPEHARELYEGLHSHLQASGIDGVKVDVIHLLEMLCEEYGGRVELAKAYFRGLTESVRRHFGGNGVIASMEHCNDFMLLGTEAVALGRVGDDFWCTDPSGDPNGTFWLQGCHMVHCAYNSLWMGSFIHPDWDMFQSTHPCAAFHAASRAVSGGPIYVSDSVGSHDFALLRRLALPDGTILRCEHHALPTRDCLFLDPLHDGRTMLKIWNVNRFSGVLGAFNCQGGGWSPEARRNKCWSQCSVPVTARAGPADVEWKQGTAHPVAVDGAAQFAVYFVEAKKLELMLPEETVEITLEPFNYELLVVAPVRVVSPEKDIRFAPIGLANMLNTGAAVHAFESSESGNGEVIVEVAVKGAGEMAAYSSAKPRLCKVEGEAAEFEYKDGVVTVAMPWSGSSSKLSRVEYVY; the protein is encoded by the exons ATGGCTCCCAACCTCAGCAAGGCGACGGACGACCTGCTCGGCGACGTGGCCGTGGACGGCCTCAAGCAGTCGCCGCGCTTCACGCTCAAGGGCAAGGACCTCGCCGTCGACGGCCACCCGGCCCTCCTCGACGTCCCTGCCAACATCCACCTCACCCCGGCCTCCGTCCTCGTGTCTGCCTCCGAGGTTGCTGGCGCCACCCACGGCAGCTTCCTCGGCTTCGACGCGCCGGCGCCGGACAGCCGCCATGTGGTGCCCATCGGCAAGCTGGTTGACACGAGGTTCATGAGCATCTTCCGCTTCAAGGTGTGGTGGACGACCCACTGGGTGGGCACCGCCGGCCGGGACGTCGAGAACGAGACCCAGATGATAGTGCTCGACCGCGCCGCCGACCGCCCCTACGTGCTCCTCCTCCCCATCGTCGACGGCGCCTTCCGCGCCAGCCTCCAGTCCGGCGAGGACGACCACGTGGCCCTCTGCCTCGAGAGCGGCTCCTCTGTCGTGAAGGGGTCCGTGTTCCGGAGCGCCGTGTACCTGCACGCCGGCGACGACCCGTTCGAGCTGGTGAGGGAGGCGGCCAGGGTGGTGCGCGCCCACCTCGGCACCTTCCGGCTGCTGGAGGAGAAGACGCCGCCGCCGATCGTCGACAAGTTCGGGTGGTGCACCTGGGACGCCTTCTACCTCAAGGTGCACCCGGAGGGCGTGTGGGAGGGCGTGCGCGGGCTGGCGGAGGGCGGGTGCCCGCCGGGGCTCGTGCTCATCGACGACGGATGGCAGTCCATCTGCCACGACGAAGACGACCCCGCCGACGGCGCCGAGGGCATGAACCGCACCGCCGCCGGCGAGCAGATGCCGTGCCGGCTCATCAAGTTCCAGGAGAACCACAAGTTCAGGGACTACAAGGGCGGCCTCGGCCTCGGCGGGTTCGTGCGCGAGATGAAGGCCGCGTTCCCGACGGTGGAGCAGGTCTACGTGTGGCACGCGCTCTGCGGGTACTGGGGCGGGCTCCGGCCCGGCACGCCGGGGCTGCCGCCGAACAAGGTCGTCACGCCCAAGCTCTCGCCGGGGCTCAAGCGCACCATGGAGGACCTCGCCGTCGACAAGATCGTCAACAACGGCGTCGGGCTCGTCGACCCGGAGCACGCGCGGGAGCTCTACGAGGGCCTCCACTCCCACCTCCAGGCCTCCGGCATCGACGGCGTCAAGGTCGACGTCATACAT CTGCTGGAGATGCTGTGCGAGGAGTACGGCGGGCGGGTGGAGCTGGCCAAGGCCTACTTCCGCGGGCTGACGGAGTCCGTGCGGCGGCACTTCGGCGGCAACGGCGTGATCGCGAGCATGGAGCACTGCAACGACTTCATGCTGCTGGGCACGGAGGCGGTGGCGCTGGGCCGCGTCGGCGACGACTTCTGGTGCACGGACCCCTCCGGCGACCCCAACGGCACCTTCTGGCTGCAGGGCTGCCACATGGTGCACTGCGCCTACAACTCGCTCTGGATGGGCAGCTTCATCCACCCGGACTGGGACATGTTCCAGTCCACGCACCCCTGCGCCGCCTTCCACGCCGCCTCCCGCGCCGTCTCCGGCGGCCCCATCTACGTCAGCGACTCCGTCGGCAGCCACGACTTCGCGCTCCTCCGCCGCCTCGCGCTCCCGGACGGCACCATCCTCCGCTGCGAGCACCACGCGCTCCCCACCCGCGACTGCCTCTTCCTCGACCCGCTCCATGACGGCCGGACCATGCTCAAGATCTGGAACGTCAACAGGTTCTCCGGCGTGCTCGGCGCATTCAACTGCCAGGGCGGCGGCTGGAGCCCCGAGGCGCGGCGGAACAAGTGCTGGTCCCAGTGCTCCGTCCCCGTCACGGCGCGCGCCGGGCCGGCGGAcgtcgagtggaagcagggcaccGCCCACCCCGTCGCCGTCGATGGCGCCGCGCAGTTCGCCGTCTACTTCGTCGAGGCCAAGAAGCTGGAGCTGATGCTCCCGGAGGAGACCGTGGAGATCACGCTCGAACCGTTCAACTACGAGCTCCTCGTGGTGGCGCCCGTGCGCGTCGTCTCGCCGGAGAAGGACATCCGGTTCGCGCCCATCGGCCTTGCCAACATGCTAAATACCGGTGCCGCGGTGCACGCCTTCGAGTCCAGCGAGAGCGGCAACGGCGAGGTGATCGTGGAGGTTGCGGTCAAGGGCGCTGGGGAGATGGCGGCCTACTCTTCGGCGAAGCCCAGGCTGTGCAAGGTTGAGGGCGAGGCCGCCGAGTTCGAGTACAAGGACGGCGTGGTCACCGTCGCCATGCCGTGGTCCGGGTCGTCCTCCAAGCTGTCTCGTGTCGAGTATGTCTATTGA